Within the Fusobacterium periodonticum 1_1_41FAA genome, the region GAGGCTGAAAAATGGCAAAGAGAAAGAGTACAACAACAATAATAACATTATTACTTTTATTTGTATTTTCTCTACCAGCATTAGCAGTCCAAGCGCTAACAACAACACAAATGCGTGAAAATACAATAAGAATAAATGCACTAGAAATAAAGAATATAGATATAACAAATATAGAAGCACCAAAAGAAATGACAATAGTATTAGATGAAAGAGCATTAAACTTTGATTTTGACAAATCAGTAGTAAAACCTCAATACTTTGAAATGTTGAATAACTTAAAAGATTTCATAGAACAAAATAACTATGAATTAACAATAGAAGGACATACAGATTCAGTAGGAAGTAACCAATATAACATAGGACTTTCAAGAAGAAGAGCCGAAGCAGTAAAAGCTAAGTTAATAGAATTCGGATTGCCTGAAGATAGAATAGG harbors:
- a CDS encoding OmpA family protein, with protein sequence MAKRKSTTTIITLLLLFVFSLPALAVQALTTTQMRENTIRINALEIKNIDITNIEAPKEMTIVLDERALNFDFDKSVVKPQYFEMLNNLKDFIEQNNYELTIEGHTDSVGSNQYNIGLSRRRAEAVKAKLIEFGLPEDRIG